A region from the Paraburkholderia youngii genome encodes:
- the panS gene encoding ketopantoate/pantoate/pantothenate transporter PanS gives MLARVTRLFPLWAVLVSVAAYFSPASFSGVAPHVTTLLTIIMLAMGVTLSAGDFLRVFTRPAPVIAGIVLHYLVMPLAAWVIAKALRMPPDLTAGMVLVGSVASGTASNVMIYLARGDVALSVTISALSTLVGVFATPLLTRLYVDASIAVDVHGMLMSILQIVALPIVVGLVVNHLFGKLVRKIEPILPLVSMVAIVLIIGAVVGGTQKSIASVGFLVMVGVVLHNGIGLLGGYWGGRLLGFDEAVCRTLAIEVGMQNSGLAATLGKLYFTPIAALPGALFSVWHNLSGSLLAGVWAGRPAKGSTHLDGERALHVERA, from the coding sequence ATGCTTGCCCGCGTCACCCGCCTGTTCCCGCTCTGGGCCGTGCTCGTCTCGGTCGCCGCGTACTTCTCGCCGGCCTCGTTTTCCGGCGTCGCGCCGCACGTCACCACGCTCCTCACGATCATCATGCTGGCGATGGGCGTCACGCTGTCGGCCGGCGATTTCCTGCGCGTGTTCACGCGCCCCGCGCCCGTGATCGCCGGCATCGTGCTGCACTACCTCGTGATGCCGCTCGCCGCATGGGTCATCGCGAAGGCGCTGCGCATGCCGCCCGACCTGACCGCCGGCATGGTGCTGGTCGGCAGCGTCGCGAGCGGCACCGCGTCGAATGTGATGATTTATCTCGCGCGCGGCGACGTCGCGTTGTCGGTGACGATCAGCGCGCTGTCGACGCTCGTCGGCGTATTCGCGACGCCGCTGCTCACGCGCCTTTACGTCGACGCGTCGATCGCCGTCGATGTGCACGGCATGCTGATGAGCATCCTGCAGATCGTCGCGCTGCCGATCGTCGTCGGTCTCGTCGTCAATCATCTGTTCGGTAAGCTGGTGCGCAAGATCGAACCGATCCTGCCGCTCGTCTCGATGGTCGCGATCGTGCTGATCATCGGCGCGGTGGTGGGCGGCACGCAGAAGAGCATCGCGTCGGTGGGCTTCCTCGTGATGGTCGGCGTCGTGCTGCACAACGGCATCGGCCTGCTCGGCGGCTATTGGGGCGGCCGTCTGCTCGGGTTCGACGAAGCCGTCTGCCGGACGCTCGCGATCGAAGTCGGCATGCAGAACTCCGGCCTCGCCGCGACGCTCGGCAAGCTCTACTTCACGCCGATCGCCGCGCTGCCAGGCGCGCTGTTCTCGGTCTGGCACAACCTGTCGGGTTCGCTGCTCGCGGGCGTGTGGGCGGGCCGACCGGCGAAAGGCTCGACGCATCTCGATGGCGAGCGCGCGCTGCACGTCGAGCGCGCCTGA
- a CDS encoding acyl-CoA thioesterase encodes MSTVPTAPLDRSETTFRFLAEPTSVNFGGKVHGGALMKWIDETAYACAAVWSGRYCVTVSVGNIRFRRPILVGNLVELRARVVATGRTSMHIHVSVHAGDPKGGELLQTTDCLVVMVAVNENGHPVPVPAFLPETEEQKRLARYAMDVKEALDAIVELKPEEVAQGKI; translated from the coding sequence ATGAGCACTGTTCCCACTGCACCTCTGGACCGTTCGGAAACCACCTTCCGCTTTCTCGCCGAGCCGACCTCGGTCAACTTCGGCGGCAAGGTGCACGGCGGCGCGCTGATGAAGTGGATCGACGAAACCGCCTATGCATGCGCGGCGGTATGGTCGGGGCGCTATTGCGTGACGGTCAGCGTCGGCAATATCCGTTTTCGTCGGCCAATTCTCGTCGGCAATCTGGTCGAACTGCGCGCGCGCGTCGTCGCCACGGGCCGTACCAGCATGCACATCCACGTGTCGGTGCACGCGGGCGACCCGAAGGGCGGTGAACTGCTGCAGACCACCGACTGTCTCGTCGTGATGGTCGCCGTCAACGAGAACGGCCATCCGGTGCCGGTCCCCGCCTTCTTGCCGGAGACCGAGGAGCAGAAGCGCCTCGCCAGGTACGCGATGGACGTGAAGGAAGCGCTCGACGCGATCGTCGAGCTGAAGCCGGAAGAAGTCGCGCAGGGGAAAATCTGA
- the fumC gene encoding class II fumarate hydratase, translating into MTEDVRMERDTFGEIAVPNARLWGAQTQRSLQNFKISTEKQSPELITALAVIKRAAAEVNLGLGVLDEQKARAIMQAADEIIDGKHPGEFPLAVWQTGSGTQTNMNLNEVIANRASELLGGERGEARKVHPNDDVNRGQSSNDVFPTAMHVAAADAIVKHLLPALKTLRDTLDGKAKAFTDIVKIGRTHLQDATPLTLGQEFSGYVAQLEHGIRHVESALPHLYELAQGGTAVGTGLNAHPKFADSVAAAIGKLTGLPFVSAPNKFEVMAAADALIFAHGALKTVAASLNKIANDIRWLASGPRCGLGELSIPENEPGSSIMPGKVNPTQSEALTMLCAQVFGNDVAVNIGGASGNFELNVFRPMIAHNLLQSVRLLADGAQSFNDNCAVGIEPNHERIDTLLNESLMLVTALNPHIGYDKAAQIAKKAHKEGTTLKASALALGYVTEQQFDEWVRPNDMVGRTA; encoded by the coding sequence ATGACTGAAGACGTACGGATGGAGCGGGACACCTTCGGCGAAATCGCGGTGCCGAACGCTCGCCTGTGGGGCGCGCAGACGCAGCGCTCGCTGCAGAACTTCAAGATCTCGACGGAAAAGCAGTCGCCCGAACTGATCACCGCGCTCGCGGTGATCAAGCGCGCGGCCGCCGAAGTCAATCTCGGCCTCGGGGTGCTCGACGAGCAGAAGGCGCGCGCGATCATGCAGGCGGCCGACGAGATCATCGACGGCAAGCATCCGGGCGAATTTCCGCTCGCGGTCTGGCAGACCGGCTCGGGCACGCAGACCAACATGAACCTCAACGAGGTGATCGCGAACCGCGCGAGCGAACTGCTCGGCGGCGAGCGCGGCGAAGCGCGCAAGGTGCATCCGAACGATGACGTGAATCGCGGGCAGTCGTCGAACGACGTGTTTCCTACTGCGATGCACGTGGCCGCCGCGGACGCGATCGTCAAGCATCTGCTGCCCGCGCTGAAAACGTTGCGCGATACGCTCGACGGCAAGGCGAAAGCGTTTACCGATATCGTCAAGATCGGCCGCACGCACCTGCAGGATGCGACGCCGCTCACGCTCGGCCAGGAATTCTCCGGCTATGTCGCGCAGCTCGAGCATGGCATCCGGCACGTCGAGTCGGCGCTGCCGCACCTGTACGAGCTCGCACAGGGCGGCACCGCGGTCGGCACGGGACTGAACGCGCATCCGAAGTTCGCCGACAGCGTCGCCGCCGCGATCGGCAAGCTGACCGGTTTGCCGTTCGTGTCGGCGCCGAACAAGTTCGAGGTAATGGCCGCGGCCGACGCGCTCATCTTCGCGCACGGCGCGCTCAAAACGGTAGCGGCGAGCCTGAACAAGATCGCCAACGACATCCGCTGGCTCGCGAGCGGCCCGCGCTGCGGTCTCGGCGAGCTGTCGATCCCGGAAAACGAGCCGGGCAGCTCGATCATGCCGGGCAAGGTCAATCCGACCCAGTCCGAAGCACTGACGATGCTGTGCGCGCAGGTGTTCGGCAATGACGTCGCGGTGAACATCGGCGGCGCGAGCGGCAACTTCGAGCTGAACGTGTTCCGGCCGATGATCGCGCACAACCTGCTGCAGTCGGTGCGCCTGCTCGCCGACGGCGCGCAGAGCTTCAATGACAACTGTGCGGTCGGCATCGAGCCGAATCACGAGCGCATCGATACCTTGCTGAACGAATCGCTGATGCTGGTGACGGCGCTCAATCCGCACATCGGCTACGACAAGGCCGCGCAGATCGCGAAAAAGGCACACAAGGAAGGCACGACGCTGAAGGCGTCGGCACTGGCGCTCGGCTATGTCACCGAGCAGCAGTTCGACGAGTGGGTGCGACCGAACGATATGGTCGGACGCACGGCATGA
- a CDS encoding MATE family efflux transporter, producing MTQPSFAHAASRPPTLSRHAADTARLAAPLAIAQLSQMAMSVTDTILLGSLGPDALAAGGLGANLFFAVVTLLQGVLTSVSVSVAHARGAQNDGRVPHIYWTGFLLSVLLAVPAFILLSFASHILLAFGEPSLLAHNVGHYAAVLRWGAPASLIGVGLMRSFLPAIGAARRLLWVSIVSVGVNGFLNYGLIHGAYGLPRLGFLGSAAATTITVWLTALVLMALLHLRPRFRHFVVATRPKLPLMGELFGIGWPVAITYGVESTLFLATGLMVGLLGESQLAAHQIALNVASVAFMVPLSIGQAANVRVGYWAGAGQPLAARHAGFVALALGVGFMSMSGLVLITAPHWIVGLYLHLDDPANAPTIALASSLLGVAAIFQIVDGMQAVGSGCLRGLKDTRIPMIAAAFGYWVIGFPTGYLLAFHAGLGARGLWWGLAAGLASVALLMTLRFHKLSGRQPPTVASITPPAHSV from the coding sequence ATGACTCAACCCAGCTTCGCCCACGCGGCCAGCCGGCCGCCGACCCTATCCCGCCACGCGGCCGACACCGCGCGGCTCGCCGCGCCGCTCGCGATCGCGCAACTGTCGCAGATGGCGATGAGCGTGACCGACACGATCCTGCTCGGCTCGCTCGGCCCCGACGCGCTCGCCGCCGGCGGCCTCGGCGCGAACCTCTTTTTCGCGGTCGTCACGCTGCTGCAGGGCGTGCTGACCTCGGTCAGCGTCAGCGTCGCGCACGCGCGCGGCGCGCAGAACGACGGCCGCGTGCCGCATATCTACTGGACCGGTTTCTTGCTGTCGGTGCTGCTGGCGGTGCCGGCGTTCATTCTGTTGTCGTTCGCGTCGCACATCCTGCTCGCGTTCGGCGAGCCGAGCCTGCTCGCGCACAACGTCGGCCACTACGCCGCGGTGCTGCGCTGGGGTGCACCCGCGAGCCTGATCGGCGTCGGCCTGATGCGCTCGTTCCTGCCGGCGATCGGCGCGGCGCGGCGGCTGCTGTGGGTGTCGATCGTGAGCGTCGGCGTGAACGGCTTTCTGAACTACGGGCTGATTCACGGCGCGTATGGGCTGCCGCGGCTCGGCTTTCTCGGCTCGGCGGCCGCGACCACGATCACCGTGTGGCTGACCGCGCTCGTGCTGATGGCGCTGCTGCATCTGCGGCCGCGCTTCCGGCATTTCGTCGTCGCGACGCGGCCGAAGCTGCCTTTGATGGGCGAATTGTTCGGCATCGGCTGGCCGGTCGCGATCACCTACGGCGTCGAGTCGACCCTGTTCCTTGCCACCGGCCTGATGGTCGGCCTGCTCGGCGAATCGCAACTGGCCGCGCATCAGATCGCGCTGAACGTCGCGTCGGTCGCGTTCATGGTGCCGCTGTCGATCGGCCAGGCGGCCAATGTGCGAGTCGGCTACTGGGCCGGCGCCGGTCAGCCGCTCGCCGCGCGCCACGCGGGCTTCGTCGCGCTCGCGCTCGGCGTCGGCTTCATGTCCATGTCGGGTCTCGTGCTGATCACCGCGCCGCATTGGATCGTCGGCCTGTATCTGCATCTCGACGATCCGGCCAACGCGCCGACCATCGCGCTCGCCAGTTCGCTGCTCGGCGTGGCGGCGATCTTCCAGATCGTCGACGGGATGCAGGCGGTAGGCTCCGGCTGTCTGCGCGGCCTGAAAGACACCCGCATCCCGATGATCGCCGCCGCGTTCGGCTACTGGGTGATCGGCTTTCCGACCGGCTATCTGCTCGCGTTTCACGCCGGCCTCGGCGCGCGCGGCTTGTGGTGGGGGCTGGCGGCAGGCCTCGCGAGCGTCGCGCTGCTGATGACACTGCGTTTTCACAAGCTGAGCGGCCGGCAACCGCCGACAGTGGCGTCAATCACGCCGCCCGCGCACTCGGTCTGA
- a CDS encoding phospholipase D family protein — translation MVFSTAGTGLRCRHAKSLQQGENSVQGQFEQHRRAARRRSIVSTTSQIFLLCCAAAFLTACATKPPATAFDRQVTHALPATADTPLREALAPLEAKHPEQSGFRVLANGTDALQMRIALARAATKTLDMQYYIANEDTTGKLLLGAALYAADHGVRVRMLVDDLNFKDIDRIMAGLDTHENIEIRVFNPFGSAQEGLFERTTNLFTQIGHFTRRMHNKAMIADNQLAIVGGRNLGDEYFSASETLQFRDLDVLAAGPIVADVSASFDDYWNSELAYPLRALNKQKFDQKELDQTRDDLRHHWRTNADPYNAKPLNATPLAAQITSEQLGLTWADAEFRVDLPEKIEHPSPDYVSPPLARLRELMRDAQHDFLIVSPYFVPHAAGVQAASELTHRGIRIAVLTNSLAATDAVAVQAGYSPFRVPLLKAGVELYEFRPRQETPNVGLVGSRSRASLHAKAYVIDHKILVIGSMNLDPRSANLNTELALVIHSPELANQVARIFERGTQPEQSYHVTLADSAQLAYLRSIGAPLSPLVWTDVENGETRTYIFDPQAGFYRNVLTGLFSLLPVNSEL, via the coding sequence ATGGTTTTCTCGACAGCGGGCACAGGCCTTCGCTGTCGCCACGCGAAAAGCTTGCAACAAGGGGAAAACAGCGTGCAGGGCCAATTCGAACAACATCGGCGGGCCGCGCGCCGCCGCTCGATAGTCAGCACAACGAGCCAAATCTTCCTGCTCTGTTGCGCGGCGGCATTTTTGACCGCCTGCGCGACGAAGCCGCCCGCCACCGCGTTCGACCGCCAGGTGACGCACGCGCTGCCGGCCACCGCCGATACGCCGCTGCGCGAAGCGCTCGCGCCGCTCGAGGCGAAGCATCCGGAGCAGTCGGGTTTCCGTGTGCTGGCGAACGGCACCGACGCGCTGCAAATGCGCATCGCGCTTGCGCGCGCGGCGACCAAAACCCTCGACATGCAGTACTACATTGCCAACGAGGACACCACCGGCAAGCTGCTGCTCGGCGCCGCGTTATATGCGGCCGATCACGGCGTGCGGGTGCGCATGCTGGTCGATGACCTGAACTTCAAGGACATCGACCGCATCATGGCGGGCCTGGACACGCACGAGAACATCGAGATCCGCGTATTCAACCCGTTCGGCAGCGCGCAGGAAGGCTTGTTCGAGCGCACCACGAACCTGTTCACGCAGATCGGCCACTTCACGCGCCGCATGCACAACAAGGCGATGATCGCGGACAACCAGTTGGCGATCGTCGGCGGTCGCAACCTGGGCGACGAGTACTTCAGCGCGAGCGAAACGCTGCAGTTCCGCGACCTCGACGTGCTCGCGGCGGGCCCGATCGTCGCCGACGTCTCCGCGAGTTTCGACGACTACTGGAACAGCGAGCTCGCCTATCCGCTGCGTGCGCTGAACAAGCAGAAGTTCGACCAGAAGGAACTCGACCAGACGCGCGACGACCTGCGCCATCACTGGCGCACCAATGCCGATCCGTACAACGCGAAACCGCTGAACGCGACGCCGCTTGCCGCGCAGATCACGAGCGAGCAGCTCGGCCTCACGTGGGCGGACGCGGAATTCCGGGTGGACCTGCCGGAGAAGATCGAGCATCCGTCGCCGGACTACGTGAGCCCGCCGCTCGCGCGGCTGCGCGAACTGATGCGCGACGCGCAGCACGATTTCCTGATCGTGTCGCCCTACTTCGTGCCGCACGCCGCGGGGGTGCAGGCGGCCAGCGAGCTCACGCATCGCGGCATCCGTATCGCGGTGCTGACCAACTCGCTCGCGGCCACCGACGCGGTCGCCGTGCAGGCCGGCTACAGTCCGTTTCGCGTGCCGCTGCTGAAGGCCGGTGTCGAGCTGTACGAATTCAGGCCGCGCCAGGAAACGCCGAACGTCGGGCTGGTCGGCTCGCGTTCGCGCGCGAGCCTGCATGCGAAAGCCTACGTGATCGACCACAAGATTCTCGTGATCGGCTCGATGAACCTCGATCCGCGCTCGGCCAATCTGAACACCGAGCTGGCGCTCGTGATCCACAGCCCCGAACTGGCGAATCAGGTCGCGAGAATCTTCGAGCGCGGGACCCAGCCGGAGCAGAGCTACCACGTAACGCTCGCGGACTCGGCCCAGCTCGCCTATCTGCGCTCGATCGGCGCGCCGCTGTCGCCGCTCGTCTGGACCGACGTCGAGAACGGCGAGACACGCACGTACATTTTCGATCCGCAGGCCGGTTTTTACCGGAATGTGCTAACCGGTCTATTCTCGTTATTGCCTGTCAACTCGGAACTTTGA